The window tcatttaaggTTTTGTGTCGATGAAATTAAACCGCGTATTATTTATCAATGACAGTTATCTCTACAAAATGTGGATAGCAACATATTCTCATCGTATTTTTAAATCAGCCGGAGTTTGGAGCTTTACTTTCTGGAACATCGCTTTGCTGGTTTCCATGTTTTAATTTCTCTGCACGCTTTATTCTGATATAACTTGTGGAAACGGCGGGGTAAACTTTTGAGGGAAGTACAACCCGAGCAGTTGTCTGATCTCACAGGGACGCCGAAGCTGGAGAGTTGCTGTTTTTGTTACATACTTTGAGACATTTTCATTGATGCATCAAAACCGGGTTGAGTCTTAATTAAAAGAAACTCTCGAACCCCCAAGAATATCCTCGTAAGTTTACTCCTGGGGAAAGAGACATCCCAACTGAAGCCTCTACATTTTGACTTGGGTTAAGAGAAGGGAGAAAGGTTTGAAATGTGTCATTAAGGGGTGGAGTTAGTTAGGAAACGGAGAATGCATTCGGCTGGCCGCATTAGCCAGTGCACATCAGTCAAGCAATTCGGAACAGGCAGTTGCTACTTTTGACACCATGATCCCGCTCTCCTCCAGCAGAGAGGAAAATACTGTCGGGACgttctctttatctttgctacatctgCTGGGTGttcgaccagctgagtttctccagcgttgttacTTCTGCGACTTTCATGTTTGACTTCTAAAGACACTGACCTCGCAGATTTAGtattttaatgaagttttttttgTCCTGCAGATATTTCAGATGCCTATTTATGTTAATGACCACAATGACAGCGACGGGTTTAACTACACGTATGAAGAAGGTGCCATGTGCAACAGAGAAAATGTCAACTTCAAAAGTATCTTCCTCCCGTGTATGTACTCGCTGGTGTTTGTGCTTGGAATCGTTGGGAATGGCCTGGTGGTGGTCATTATGGGGTACCAGCGGAGGCACCGCACCATGACTGACAAGTATAGGCTGCACTTGTCTGTGGCTGATCTGCTCTTCGTTCTGACCCTGCCCTTCTGGTCCATCGATGCAGGTCATGGCTGGAATTTCGGAGACGCGCTATGTAAGATCGTTCACATCATTTACACGATGAATCTGTACAGCAGTGTTTTAATTCTGGCTTTCATAAGTATGGATCGCTATTATGCGGTCGTGCATGCAACCAACAGCACTGGACCGCGGAAGATGCTGGTGAATCGCTTAGTGTACGTGGGTGTCTGGTTACCAGCCATTCTTCTCACATTGCCCGATGTGATCTTTGCGAAAACTACGGTTCTCCCTGTCAACGTTGTGTGCATGCGCACCTACCCGCAGGAGAATTTCCAGACTTGGAGGATCATTTTCCGAATGCAAGAGATTACGATGGGGTTCATCCTCCCCGCCTTGGTCATCCTGAACTGCTACTGCATTATCATTTCCAAACTCTCTCGATCTACAGGCTTCCAGAAACGCAAAGCCTTAAAAACGACCATCGTCCTAATAGTCACCTTTTTCATCTGCTGGGTGCCCCATTACATCGTGATCTCCATCGACACCGTGATGCTCATGAAGGACAGTGAGTATTCATGCAGCTTTGAAAAAATTGTGGACACTTTGATGCCGATCACTGAAGCCATCGCTTTCTTTC of the Narcine bancroftii isolate sNarBan1 chromosome 4, sNarBan1.hap1, whole genome shotgun sequence genome contains:
- the LOC138762008 gene encoding C-X-C chemokine receptor type 4-like, with amino-acid sequence MLESSEFDELIFQMPIYVNDHNDSDGFNYTYEEGAMCNRENVNFKSIFLPCMYSLVFVLGIVGNGLVVVIMGYQRRHRTMTDKYRLHLSVADLLFVLTLPFWSIDAGHGWNFGDALCKIVHIIYTMNLYSSVLILAFISMDRYYAVVHATNSTGPRKMLVNRLVYVGVWLPAILLTLPDVIFAKTTVLPVNVVCMRTYPQENFQTWRIIFRMQEITMGFILPALVILNCYCIIISKLSRSTGFQKRKALKTTIVLIVTFFICWVPHYIVISIDTVMLMKDSEYSCSFEKIVDTLMPITEAIAFFHCCLNPILYAFVGVNFKSYTRRVFSHSEHTRGSSIKKLQARKRRGTHPSVSTESESSSLQSSC